A stretch of DNA from Thermococcus sp. Bubb.Bath:
TCCTGTGAGCGTTAACCTTCTTCAAAACCCGCATTATGCTCGCGGCTATAGAACTCAGGTCTCGAACTCCCTGAGACATAGAGACAATTGTACCATCACCACGGGCAACATCCTTGACGTCCTCCATCCACTCACCTGCCGGGTATAAACTTGTGCCAACTCCTAAATAAGGGTTTTGGAAAAGGTTTTTGTGGAGCGGCTCCTAACCGGCATGGTGAAAAACATGTGTCGCGTTCTGTTCGCAGTTGGAAACGGTGAGGAGATAGCACCCCTCATCGATGCCCTCGTTAAAGCCTCGGAAAACGACCCCTACAAAGAGGCCAGGGGAAAGGGAAAGGCGCACAGGGATGGATGGGGATACGCACTCCTGAAAAAGGACTCCCTGACCCATTACCGCTCCAGCAAACCCATCTTCGAAGATATTGAAGGCGTCGAAAGGCTTAAGGACTCCCTCAATGGTTTTCTGGCCGTTATTGCCCACACTAGGGCGGCATCCCAAGGGGCCAAAAACCCCTTCAACGCTCAACCGTTCGCGTTCTCAAGCAGGAAGGGCTTCTCCTTCTGGCTCTACCACAACGGCGACCTCAATAAGTCAGAGATAATAAAGCTAGCGGATTTCGAGGAGGCTCACTTCGAAAAAGCCTCCGACAGCTACGCCATGGGAGCATACCTGTGCAGAAAGCTGGAATCCTTCGAGGTGGACGAGGTTTTGAAGCACTACTCGGTACTTGCAAAAACCGCCAATACCAGCCTCAACACTGGAACGCTTTTTCTGACCCCTTCTGGCAGGGCCACCGGCTTCGTAACGGCCTACTCAAAGCCCACGTATCTGCTGAAGCGTGAGAACTGGGACTACGTCAGACAGATCGTCCTCAGGAAGGAAAACCTCTTCGCGATGAGTTCATCCACGTTGGAGCTGTACCATGAGGTAGAATGGAGGAATGCGGTGAACGGCACAGCTTTCTACGTCGACATCGACCTCGAAAGGGAGGCCTTCAGCCTTAGGGAGCTCGTCCTCGGGTGAGGTAGGGTTTTATACTTTTGTGCCCTAAATTATTCTTGGTGATTCCTTATGGAGATGAGGGCCCCCATAGAGGTGTACATGACGAGAAAGCTCATAGGGGTGCGCCCGGGCGATACCGTCAAGCGCGCGGGGGAAGTTATGAACGAGTTTGATATCGGCTCACTCGTCGTCGTGGATTACAATGGGGATGTCGTAGGGTTTCTAACGAAGGGCGACCTTATCAGGCGCGTCATCGTCCCTGGACTGCCCAACACGACCCCCGTTGAGGAGGTAATGACCAAAGACCTCCTCACAGTTCCTTCCACAACCCCCCTCGGCGAAGTCCTCGACCTCCTAGCGAAGAAGGGCATCAAGCACGTCTTAATCGAAAAGGACTCCAAAATCGTCGGTATCTTCTCCCTCTCCGACCTCCTCGAGGCGAGCAGGAGAAAGCTCGAAACGGCCATAGCGACGGAGTGATGGGCATGATGCGGATAGCCCACATAAGCGACACCCACATAACCACGGAGGGAGCCTTCAAAGGCTACGCCTTCGACCTCATAGTTGAGGAGATCAACAGGGGAAACTTCGATTTCGTTATCCACACCGGCGACATAACCAACCAGGGCCTTCGCGAGGAGTACGAGCAGGCAGCATATCAGCTTAAAAAGATTCAAAAGCCCCTCGTAGTCCTCCCCGGAAACCACGACGTCAGGAACGTCGGCTACAAGCTCTTTGAAGACTTTATCGGGCCACTTAATGGTGTCTACGAGTTCCAAGACGGGGTTGTCATATGGGTCGATTCGACCATTCCAGACCTCAGCGATGGAAGGATAGGCGGCCACAAGTTCCGCTGGCTCAAAAAGAAGCTTGAGGAGTACTCGGACAGGAAGTTCAAGATAGTAGCTGCCCACCACCACCTCGTCCCCCTCCCCGACACGGGAAGGGAAAGAAACGTCCTCTTCAACGCGGGAGATGTCCTGGATTTGCTCCTCCGCCACGAGGTCACGCTCTACACCTGCGGCCACAAACACGTCCCAAACGTCTACCGCGTTGAAGACCTCGTGATAGACAACGCCGGCTGCACCTCCTGCAAGAAGACCAGGAGGGGAGACGTGAACAGCTACAGCATAATAGAGCTCCACGACAACGGGAGCGTTAGGGTAACGATAAGGCGCGTAACCGGCGACGAGACCACCAAGGAGCACAGGCCAATTAAGCCAAAGATATTCGTCCCCTCCGGAAAGAGGCTTCTGAGAATAGCCCAGCTGAGCGAGAGCAACGTCTCGGACAGGGTCTACTTCCGCAGAAAGACCCTTGAGAACGTCATCCGGATGATAAACGAGAGGCTGAAGCCCGACCTTGTGATACACAACGGCGACATCGTGGATGCGGGCATAGAGCGCTACTATGACAGGGCCCATGAGTACTACCAAACAGTAAAACCCGATAAGCTCGTTATCCCTGGCCACAATGACATAACCTACCTCGGATACGAGCTCTTTCAGGAGTACTTCGGGGAACCCGAGGTACTGGAGCTGAACGGAATCGTTGTCATCCCCCTCCTGAGCGCCCAGTACGAGACGCCCATCGGCGTGGTGGGCAGGATGGGGCAGAAAAAGCTCAAGAAGACACTGGAAGAGTACGAGGGGAAGTTCAGGATAGTGGCAATGCACCACAACGTCATCCCCATCCCGAGGAGCAGGGAGATAGGCTTTCTAGAAGATGGAGGGGATGTTCTGAAGATTTTAACAGACAAAAAAACAGAACTGGTTCTCACTGGGCACGGTGGGAACGCCTACGGGACACGCATAGAGAGAACGCCGATAGTTAACGCCGGCTCCGTAAGCTGGGAGCTCCACAGAAACCCCTTCGGAAACAGCTTCAACCTCATCGATATCTACACCGATATGGTCGTAGTCTGGGAGGTTCAGTCGACCTGGGGTAGCAGGAAGCTGCTTGGGATATGGAAGAGGAAGAACTAACTTCCTTCTCTGCTCTCTCCCTTCCTCAGTCTCTTCATCATATCCTCCATTATGGTGGATACTGTCTTCTCCAGCTCGACGTTCTCTATGACGGGTATCCCGAACTCCTGCGCGCGCTCCACGAGGTGCTCCTGGATTCTCATTATCCTATCCACGTTCTTCACGTACCTCTCCGCGCTTCTCACGGAGTACCTTGCCCTCTCATAGAAGTGGGATACGAGGTGCTCCTCGCTCGGGACGGTAATAACGTACATGAACTCGTTCTCCTTGAGCTCTACGAATCCAGGAACCACGTGGATTCCCTCTATCAAGGCGTTCAAGCCCTCTCTCCTTGAGCGCTCCAGGACAGCCTTTATTCCGACGGACACGTGCTTCACCTGCGTTTCAAAGCCATAGATCAACGGGTCCATACCTTTTGGGGCGTTCGCAACCCTCTCGGCCATGAACGACGAGACATGTATATCTGGCAGAAGCTCCTTCGCTATTACCTTTCTCATAACTTCCCTTATGGTGTCTGTGCCTATTATGCTCCTTATTCCGAGCCTAAAGGCCAGTTCGGTAGCTATCGTGGACTTTCCAACTCCAGTTGTGCCCCCCAGCAGAACGGCCAGCCTTACCCTTCTCCCCCTAAGGGTTCTCCAGAAGAGGTACCTCTCCGCGGCTTCTTTCAGGCCCCTCTCAAGGAGCTTTGAATAGGTAATCTCCCCTATCTCGTCGCTCGTTACGGCGTACTTCCCCTTCCTCTCAAGTTCCTTTTGAACCCCCGCGGCTATCGCGTATGCTATGCCAACATCAACACCAGCGAGGGTTATCGAGCGCGTTAGTATGCCCCTGGAAAAGGGCAGTCTCACCCTCCTCTCGGAGTCCGTTACTATTATCATCCTCCGCCCTCCCTTGATAAAACTCTCCTCCCAAGATCAAGAACCGCGCTCCCCAGGTCTTTTCCATCCACGTTAACTGGCTCGTTGTCAATGTATATAACCCCTATCCCCCTCTCAAGGGCCCATCTCGTCACCACGTCCACTGCAGCGGCCTTCAGCTCAACGGCGACTGCATCTATCCCATCAAAGGTCTCCAGGTCTCTCCACAGAATTCTCCTGTTGGATAGGTTGCCCGAAACATGGGGAACCTCCGCGCCCATGACCTCCAGGTGCTTCTTTACCCGCGGGAGAGCGGTTTTTGACGTCATCATCAGTGCAAGCTTCTTTCCCTCCACCTTTCCAAGCGGCCGGGGCCTTAACTCGACGAAGTGCACATCAGCTCTCGGGTTGAGGGAGGAAACTGCCTTTAGAATGGCCCTCCGCTCTCCTTCACCAATGCTCTCCGCCCCTGTAATCACTACGATGTCAGCAAGCGAGAGCCTGAAGGGCCCGAAGTATGAGGTTAAGGAACCCACACCGCCAGAAGCCCCCGCCACGAGAATATAACCATCCGCCCTGTACGGCGGGAACGTGGCGCCGCTCCCCTCGAGGATTACTAAGTTGTGGGGAAGCTTCTCGGCCAGCTTTACTCCCTCCTCAACAACGTCGAAGAAGGAAAAGCCCGCCATTCCCCCGCCGCAGCGCCTGCATCCTATTGTCGTCACCCTCGAAGTGAGTGCATCTTCAAAGTGGTCCGACGCAGCGTGCCTGCCCTCCTCTGCGACCGTTAGGAGGAAATCAGGCTTTATCTCAAAGGTCTCACCGTCTATTATCTCCGGCTCCTCCGGCCCTCCCCTGCTCATCGTGACTATGATCGGTCTGGCTATTCCCTTTAGGGTTCTCGCGACGAAACCGCTGACGGCGGTCTTCCCAACGCGCTTTCCAGTCCCCACCACTGCTATGCTCGGCTTTTCGGTCCTTTTTAATGGCCGGGGCGTGAAGCAGAAATCTGCTCCCCGATAAGTTACTCCCCGGGCCATGCAGAGGGAGGCTATCCTGAACCTGTCCTCGTAACCAACAACCGGCTCGTCGCTCAGGTCGACTACCTCATCGACATCGTTCTCATCGAGGGCCCTTCTGAGGGCATCAAGGTAACTCTCGGAATGATAAAGCTTCACCCCGAGTTCCAGCTCAACGTCCTTTAAATCTCCTATTTTCTCACTCCCTCCGAGAAAAACGGCACAGCAGACATCACCGAGTTTCTTCAGGGCCCAAGCGGTCACGGGAGGGTAGTGCTCCCCATCCACCAGGACGAGCTTCATACCATCACCATATATATTACCCCCTTATGGCTTTAACCTTTGCCCGCGCGCTCTCACCGGCGAATGCCAAGGGGAAGAATTATAAAGGCTTGATGCCAAATATAGACGGAGCTGCCACGAGGCAGCCCTCAATAGGAGGTGTTGAAAGATGGTCGAGTTGCTGGTTAAGTCCAAGGTTAAGGAAGCCGTTAAGGGCATGGATGAGGAAATGAGGGTTAACCCGGAGTTCTACGACGCCCTTGAGGCCGAAGTCAAGGCCCTTATCGAGAAGGCCGTCAAGAGGGCCAAGGACGAGGGCAAGAAGACCCTCTACCCGAGGCACGTCTGATTGCGATGCGTTTTTATTCTCCTTTTCTAATTCTCTTAGGTGTTACCAATGGCGCTCCAGAAACTTGGTGATTCTACCTACCTTTACCCAGGAAGCCCCTCCACCATGGTGGTCCTCTCCAATGGGAAAGCCGTTCTGGTTGACCCAGGACATGGAAAGGGCAGGCATAAGGACCTGAGAAGGGAGGTCAAAAAGCTTGGCCTGGGGATAAAGGCCCAGCTGGCCACCCACGCTCACGCCGACCACGTATCCGTCTCCCCCAGGATAGAAGCTCCCCTCTTCATTCACCGCTTTGAGTTCTCGATAGCGGAGAGCCCGCTGAACAGGGAGGTCCTCACCTTCGGGTCGAAGGCGCCGCAGGGTTTCCTCGTCTTTCAGTTCCCCGAGGAAGTCAAGGTGCACGCGGTCTTTGAATGGGGCGATGAACTCTTTGGAATGAGGGCGATCAAACTCAACGGGCACTCCCCGGGAATGACGGGCTTTCTCCACGAGGGGGACGGTGTTCTGTACGCTGGGGATGCGTTCTTCGGCTCCAGGGTCATAGATTCAGTGGGGATCCCGTACCTCGTCGACCCAGAATTATTTAAAACATCAATTAATGAATTACAGAATTATGCAAAAAAGGGCTTTCTCCTCATACCCTCCCATGGGAAACCCGTCAGTGGTGAGGAGGCACTTGAACTGCTTGACTACAACGCATCCAGAGTGAACGAGGTTGGGTCCCTTATCCTTGAACTCCTCAGGGAACCGATGGGGTTGGACGAGCTGGCGTTCAGAATAATGAGGCACTACGGCGTTGAAATAACTCCCCAAAAGCTCGCTCTCAACCTCGTCCCTGTTAGGGCGTTCATAGCCGAGCTTTACAACGAAGGAGAAATAGATGCGGTCGTTGACAACGGACTTAAGTGGAGGGTAAGAAAGGAGTGAGTCCCCTCATTAGAAACTCCCATAGGGGAAGGATTTCGATTTCGACACCATCCACTGCCCTCCGGCCCTTTTCCTCCCATGTGATCATGAGGGCTTTCTTTGATCTCAGAAGCCTGGAAACCCTTACCAGGTTTCCAATTTCCCTCTCTCGTGTATCTTCAAGGGAGAAGATCACCTGGAGGGGAAGCATGGTATTGGGCAACCGAATTACGAAGTCCACCTCCCCCTTATCATCCCTCCAGTAATAGACTTCTCCCGGAGAGAAAGAGTAGCTCAGTGAACGCTTGATTTCGAGGAACACCGCCAGCTCCATGAGTTTTCCTCTCTCTGGATGGGCCTTTAGGGAGAGCACCCTTGCTATGCCCGTATCTATCGGATAGACCTTCCTGGGGGCGAGTAATTGGCCTTTGGGCTTAAAAGAAAAGCGCATCAGTGTGAAGACTAGGTAGGCCTCCTCCAGATATGAAACGTAATCTCTGACTGTGTGAACGTCCTTTAGGCCAACTATTGAACCCATCTTGGAGTAGGTGAACTCGGAGGAATAGTTCGAAATCAGGTACCTCGCGAGCTCCCTGAGGGCTTCCTGATGTCTCACGTTGTGCCTCATTATCACGTCCCTCTCCACCAAATCCCGGTATATCTGGCTCAGGTACAGTTTTCCGAACTTTCCGACTTCAGGGAAACCGCCCATTTCCAGATACTCACCGAGGGAGCGTTTTATCTCCGCCAGCTTTCTGTCAGAGTGCTCCCAGTTCTCCCCCAGCTCGACTCCACGAAGCTTTAAGAACTCACGGAAGGAAAACGGAAAGAGCGTGAGCTCAACGTGCCTCCCCGTCAGGTATGTGGCCATCTCTCCGGAGAGAAGCTTCGATGAGGAGCCAGTAACGATGACCCTTTTGTTCACTCTCATGCGCGAGACGAACTTCTGCCAGCCCCCTACCTCCTGAACCTCATCGAGGACTATAGTTGGGGGCTCTCCCCAGAGCTCCCGTGCGGCGCTTAGGAGCCTCTCAAAGTCCCCGCTTTTGAAGTCGATCAACCTCTCATCGAAGAAGTTGACGTAAAGGACGTCTTTCCCGGCGAGGCGCCACGATAAAACGGACTTTCCAGAGCGCCGCACGCCGAGTATGGCAAGCACGTTGGGAAAGGAAAGGAGCTCCTTAGCGCTTTTCTCGACGTCCCTCTCTACGAGTCGCTCCCTGCTCACAAAATCCAGGAGCTCTTCCCTCTGAGAAGTCAGCACGTTTTTGAGTTCTTCGACCTTCATGGTAACCCATTATTTTCCTGATTCCCTTAAACTTTGCGGTTACTAACCACACAATTTCAGGAAAACTTTGTGATTAGCAACCACAAAGATTGGTCTTCTCTTTGTGGGTATTATCCACAGACTCACTCTTCATCAGGATAGCACAGGTATCTGTATGGGCAGAAGCGGCAGGCGTAGGAGTACTCGCCGCGGGGAGGGCGGTCGCGCTCGTAGGCCTTTTTGACGGTGTAGAACCGCCTTAGAGTCTCCTTGAACAGGCCCTCATCGTAGGGCACTTCGAACGTCCTGAAATTCGGGCCTTTCACTACTGGGAACTCGGAGAAATCGAGCTTCCTTATTATCTTCACCGGCTCCTCATGGAGTTTAATATAGTAGAGATAGCCGTATTCTGCCCCCGCCCACCGAAGATAAATGTTGAGCTGTGCCAGATGCTGCTCGTAGGGAACCCTGGGTAGACTGGTCTTGCCCTTTATCTCGATTGGGAACTCCTTAAACGCGTCTATCCTGCCGTGAATTTCAAAGCCCAACCTGTTTGAGCGAAGAATCAGGTGCTTCTCAAGCTCAAACCCAAAACGCTTCTCCAGAATCTCCCCAAGAACGCCGTGGGTGTTTATCCCCTGGTTGAGCCTCACCTTAAGGAACTCAGGCCAGCGTTCAGGGTAGCCCTTAAGCCGGTAGTATATCCTTCGCGGGCAGGTTAAAGCCTCGCTCGCATAGAACTCTATGAGGCCATCGTTCTCTTCTCTACCCCCATCCACCATCATAGCGCTGCCTCCATAGCGGGGCGGGTCATCGGCCCGCAAACCTCGCCGCCCCTGCGTCAGCTAATACCGACATCATCACCCGTCAGACTGGGCAAGGGTCGTCATCCGCGGGTGGGCTACGCTGGAGGGCTTAAAACGTTTTGCCTAAAAAAGGCGGGAGAAAAATAGAAGGCCCTCAGACTCTAATACGGCCCTTCTCACCGCGCCGTATCGAGTAGCTGAGGCCGTACGCCGGCCACAGGCTGGGCGGGCTCTCGTAGTGGTGGAGGTTCCTGAGTATCTTCTCCGCCGACTCCCTGCTCTTCGCGCGGACTACGAGCTTTCCGTGCCTGAGCTCGACTTCTCCGTCGGGGAGCCTAACGCGGAGGCTGTCTCCTGAAACCTCTGGCCTCGCCTTCATCAGGAGCCTGCGGTACTCCTCGTACGCCTCCCTGCTGAGGGACTGCTCAAGAAAAGGCCGTTCCTCTTCCTCCCTAGAGCCAAATATCCTTGAAAACCAACTACTACTTGAGGACTCGTCCTCCATACCCTTCATCGACCTCCGGTCTGGGATGTTTCCCAGTGTTTTCTCTGTTTATAGGACTTTTAAGGCTTTCTCATCGTTTTTCGACGAAACAACAGGAATCCAAGGAAAGCCTAATATACCCCGCCATCGTCTCACTGGATGATGACGGGGACGCAGGTCATAAAGCCAAGGATAAGGGAGATACTATCCAAAGAGCTCCCGGGAGAGCTCATCCGGCTCCTCCCAAAGCACTGGGTGCAGATAGGGGATGTTCTGATCCTCCCGCTCAGACCCGAGCTTGAGCCGTACAAGAGTAGGATAGCTGAGGTTTATGCGGAAGTTATCGGGGTCAAGGCCGTCCTGAGGAAGGGCCGCATAGGGGGAGAGTTCCGCGAGACCAACTACGAGCTCCTCTACGGAAACGATACTGTAACGGTTCACATTGAGAACGGCGTCAAGTACAAGCTTGACGCTGCAAAGGTTATGTTCTCGCCTGCAAACGTGAAAGAGCGTGTGAGAATGGCCGAAGTAGCCAGGCCGGGCGAGCTTGTGGTGGATATGTTCGCCGGAATCGGACATCTGAGCCTCCCAATGGCAGTTCACAAGGGAACCAGGGTTATAGCGATAGAGAAGAGTCCCTACACCTTCCGCTTTCTGGTCGAAAACATCTGGCTCAACGGAGTTCAGGATTTAATGACGCCCTACAACATGGATAACCGCGACTTTCCCGCTGAAAGCATCGCCGACAGAATACTGATGGGCTACGTGGTTACCACCCACAAGTTCATCCCAAAAGCCCTGAGCATAGCGAAGGACGAGGCGGTAATTCACTACCACAACACAGTCCCTGAAAAGTTGAGACCTGAAGAACCCTTTGCCAC
This window harbors:
- a CDS encoding MBL fold metallo-hydrolase encodes the protein MALQKLGDSTYLYPGSPSTMVVLSNGKAVLVDPGHGKGRHKDLRREVKKLGLGIKAQLATHAHADHVSVSPRIEAPLFIHRFEFSIAESPLNREVLTFGSKAPQGFLVFQFPEEVKVHAVFEWGDELFGMRAIKLNGHSPGMTGFLHEGDGVLYAGDAFFGSRVIDSVGIPYLVDPELFKTSINELQNYAKKGFLLIPSHGKPVSGEEALELLDYNASRVNEVGSLILELLREPMGLDELAFRIMRHYGVEITPQKLALNLVPVRAFIAELYNEGEIDAVVDNGLKWRVRKE
- a CDS encoding 2,3-diphosphoglycerate synthetase, with product MKLVLVDGEHYPPVTAWALKKLGDVCCAVFLGGSEKIGDLKDVELELGVKLYHSESYLDALRRALDENDVDEVVDLSDEPVVGYEDRFRIASLCMARGVTYRGADFCFTPRPLKRTEKPSIAVVGTGKRVGKTAVSGFVARTLKGIARPIIVTMSRGGPEEPEIIDGETFEIKPDFLLTVAEEGRHAASDHFEDALTSRVTTIGCRRCGGGMAGFSFFDVVEEGVKLAEKLPHNLVILEGSGATFPPYRADGYILVAGASGGVGSLTSYFGPFRLSLADIVVITGAESIGEGERRAILKAVSSLNPRADVHFVELRPRPLGKVEGKKLALMMTSKTALPRVKKHLEVMGAEVPHVSGNLSNRRILWRDLETFDGIDAVAVELKAAAVDVVTRWALERGIGVIYIDNEPVNVDGKDLGSAVLDLGRRVLSREGGG
- a CDS encoding cyclic nucleotide-binding/CBS domain-containing protein; this translates as MEMRAPIEVYMTRKLIGVRPGDTVKRAGEVMNEFDIGSLVVVDYNGDVVGFLTKGDLIRRVIVPGLPNTTPVEEVMTKDLLTVPSTTPLGEVLDLLAKKGIKHVLIEKDSKIVGIFSLSDLLEASRRKLETAIATE
- a CDS encoding class II glutamine amidotransferase, with the translated sequence MCRVLFAVGNGEEIAPLIDALVKASENDPYKEARGKGKAHRDGWGYALLKKDSLTHYRSSKPIFEDIEGVERLKDSLNGFLAVIAHTRAASQGAKNPFNAQPFAFSSRKGFSFWLYHNGDLNKSEIIKLADFEEAHFEKASDSYAMGAYLCRKLESFEVDEVLKHYSVLAKTANTSLNTGTLFLTPSGRATGFVTAYSKPTYLLKRENWDYVRQIVLRKENLFAMSSSTLELYHEVEWRNAVNGTAFYVDIDLEREAFSLRELVLG
- a CDS encoding 2-phosphoglycerate kinase, with the protein product MIIVTDSERRVRLPFSRGILTRSITLAGVDVGIAYAIAAGVQKELERKGKYAVTSDEIGEITYSKLLERGLKEAAERYLFWRTLRGRRVRLAVLLGGTTGVGKSTIATELAFRLGIRSIIGTDTIREVMRKVIAKELLPDIHVSSFMAERVANAPKGMDPLIYGFETQVKHVSVGIKAVLERSRREGLNALIEGIHVVPGFVELKENEFMYVITVPSEEHLVSHFYERARYSVRSAERYVKNVDRIMRIQEHLVERAQEFGIPVIENVELEKTVSTIMEDMMKRLRKGESREGS
- a CDS encoding class I SAM-dependent methyltransferase family protein, giving the protein MTGTQVIKPRIREILSKELPGELIRLLPKHWVQIGDVLILPLRPELEPYKSRIAEVYAEVIGVKAVLRKGRIGGEFRETNYELLYGNDTVTVHIENGVKYKLDAAKVMFSPANVKERVRMAEVARPGELVVDMFAGIGHLSLPMAVHKGTRVIAIEKSPYTFRFLVENIWLNGVQDLMTPYNMDNRDFPAESIADRILMGYVVTTHKFIPKALSIAKDEAVIHYHNTVPEKLRPEEPFATFKRIAREHGYEAEKLNELVVKRYAPGVWHVVVDVRVYKR
- a CDS encoding ATP-binding protein, giving the protein MKVEELKNVLTSQREELLDFVSRERLVERDVEKSAKELLSFPNVLAILGVRRSGKSVLSWRLAGKDVLYVNFFDERLIDFKSGDFERLLSAARELWGEPPTIVLDEVQEVGGWQKFVSRMRVNKRVIVTGSSSKLLSGEMATYLTGRHVELTLFPFSFREFLKLRGVELGENWEHSDRKLAEIKRSLGEYLEMGGFPEVGKFGKLYLSQIYRDLVERDVIMRHNVRHQEALRELARYLISNYSSEFTYSKMGSIVGLKDVHTVRDYVSYLEEAYLVFTLMRFSFKPKGQLLAPRKVYPIDTGIARVLSLKAHPERGKLMELAVFLEIKRSLSYSFSPGEVYYWRDDKGEVDFVIRLPNTMLPLQVIFSLEDTREREIGNLVRVSRLLRSKKALMITWEEKGRRAVDGVEIEILPLWEFLMRGLTPFLPST
- the cas4 gene encoding CRISPR-associated protein Cas4, yielding MVDGGREENDGLIEFYASEALTCPRRIYYRLKGYPERWPEFLKVRLNQGINTHGVLGEILEKRFGFELEKHLILRSNRLGFEIHGRIDAFKEFPIEIKGKTSLPRVPYEQHLAQLNIYLRWAGAEYGYLYYIKLHEEPVKIIRKLDFSEFPVVKGPNFRTFEVPYDEGLFKETLRRFYTVKKAYERDRPPRGEYSYACRFCPYRYLCYPDEE
- a CDS encoding metallophosphoesterase gives rise to the protein MMRIAHISDTHITTEGAFKGYAFDLIVEEINRGNFDFVIHTGDITNQGLREEYEQAAYQLKKIQKPLVVLPGNHDVRNVGYKLFEDFIGPLNGVYEFQDGVVIWVDSTIPDLSDGRIGGHKFRWLKKKLEEYSDRKFKIVAAHHHLVPLPDTGRERNVLFNAGDVLDLLLRHEVTLYTCGHKHVPNVYRVEDLVIDNAGCTSCKKTRRGDVNSYSIIELHDNGSVRVTIRRVTGDETTKEHRPIKPKIFVPSGKRLLRIAQLSESNVSDRVYFRRKTLENVIRMINERLKPDLVIHNGDIVDAGIERYYDRAHEYYQTVKPDKLVIPGHNDITYLGYELFQEYFGEPEVLELNGIVVIPLLSAQYETPIGVVGRMGQKKLKKTLEEYEGKFRIVAMHHNVIPIPRSREIGFLEDGGDVLKILTDKKTELVLTGHGGNAYGTRIERTPIVNAGSVSWELHRNPFGNSFNLIDIYTDMVVVWEVQSTWGSRKLLGIWKRKN